Proteins encoded in a region of the Thiovulum sp. ES genome:
- a CDS encoding pyruvate/2-oxoglutarate dehydrogenase complex, dihydrolipoamide dehydrogenase component (PFAM: Pyridine nucleotide-disulphide oxidoreductase; Pyridine nucleotide-disulphide oxidoreductase, dimerisation domain) codes for MKKDILIIGGGPAGIITASSAKQKYPNKSILMIRNNKEVLVPCAIPYIFGSKLDSTQKDVVPDKMIVKDGIELLLETVTDVDIDKKVAKLGNGDEVHFEKVVFATGSTPKLPPLENFDADGVFIVPKRREAIDKLKTHVDTSSSDNIVVVGSGFIGVEMAQELSESGKKVHLIGSSNVPLKPAFDTEFSQKIEEKLVDMGINVINSTRVTELITEENIVTSVKLSNGDLIDTNTVIFAIGYSPNSDLARKSGLRIGIRGGIWTDEYMRTDFDGVFAVGDCVEKKNFLTRDLSPVMLASTATAEARVAGASLYNINYIKGFNGTIGTFSTVIDRTVFSSVGLTEREAKAEPFDYVVGEFTGIDKHPGTLPGTEKQSVKLIVMRRDGVLVGGQITGGQSSGEMINLIALMIENRMSIYSILNLQLATHPLLTSGPTSYTIIKAVEEINRKIDLCFA; via the coding sequence ATGAAAAAAGACATCTTGATAATTGGCGGTGGTCCAGCTGGAATTATCACAGCCTCGAGCGCAAAACAGAAGTATCCAAATAAATCAATTCTTATGATCAGGAACAACAAAGAAGTTCTTGTTCCATGTGCGATTCCTTATATTTTTGGTTCAAAATTAGATTCGACTCAAAAAGATGTTGTTCCTGACAAAATGATTGTTAAAGACGGAATAGAATTGCTTCTTGAAACTGTTACAGATGTTGATATAGATAAAAAAGTTGCAAAACTTGGAAATGGCGATGAGGTTCATTTTGAAAAAGTTGTTTTTGCAACTGGATCAACTCCAAAACTTCCTCCACTTGAAAACTTTGATGCGGACGGAGTTTTTATTGTTCCAAAAAGAAGAGAGGCGATTGATAAATTAAAGACTCATGTTGATACATCTTCAAGTGATAATATTGTTGTTGTTGGTAGCGGATTTATTGGTGTTGAAATGGCTCAAGAACTCTCTGAAAGCGGAAAAAAAGTTCATCTAATTGGTAGCTCTAATGTTCCACTCAAACCAGCTTTTGATACAGAGTTTTCTCAAAAAATTGAAGAAAAACTTGTAGATATGGGAATAAATGTAATAAATAGCACACGAGTTACAGAACTTATTACTGAAGAAAATATTGTTACAAGTGTAAAACTTTCCAACGGCGACCTCATCGATACAAATACAGTTATTTTTGCAATTGGATATTCGCCAAATTCTGATCTTGCTAGAAAAAGTGGTTTGAGAATTGGAATCCGTGGTGGAATCTGGACTGATGAATATATGAGAACTGATTTTGATGGTGTTTTTGCTGTTGGTGATTGTGTTGAAAAGAAAAATTTCCTTACTCGGGATTTGAGTCCAGTCATGTTGGCATCAACTGCTACTGCTGAAGCTCGTGTTGCTGGTGCTTCACTCTATAATATCAATTACATAAAAGGTTTCAACGGAACAATTGGAACTTTCTCTACTGTTATTGATAGAACTGTTTTTTCTTCAGTTGGTCTTACAGAACGAGAAGCAAAAGCTGAACCTTTCGACTATGTTGTTGGCGAATTTACAGGAATTGATAAACACCCTGGAACTCTACCTGGAACTGAAAAACAGAGTGTGAAACTTATTGTTATGCGACGAGACGGAGTTCTTGTTGGTGGGCAAATCACAGGCGGTCAATCTTCAGGCGAAATGATCAACCTCATCGCTCTTATGATTGAAAACCGAATGTCAATTTACTCAATTCTAAATTTACAACTTGCAACTCACCCACTCCTAACTTCTGGACCAACAAGCTACACAATTATCAAAGCCGTTGAAGAGATAAATCGGAAAATCGATCTCTGTTTTGCTTAG
- a CDS encoding cation/cationic drug transporter (PFAM: Small Multidrug Resistance protein) yields MLSWIYLSISIFFEVAGTLSLKYSSENDSPFWGGAVVVFYIISFSLMWIAIKKIDISVSYAVWAGLGTTLVVFGGWILFKEPMTILKLFFVSLIIIGIVGLKYLSKN; encoded by the coding sequence TTGCTTAGTTGGATATATCTCTCAATTTCTATATTTTTTGAAGTCGCGGGAACTCTTTCACTCAAATATTCATCTGAAAATGACTCTCCTTTTTGGGGAGGGGCAGTTGTTGTTTTCTACATAATTTCATTTTCTCTGATGTGGATTGCAATCAAAAAAATTGATATTTCAGTTTCTTATGCAGTCTGGGCGGGGCTTGGAACAACTCTTGTTGTTTTTGGTGGCTGGATTCTTTTTAAAGAGCCGATGACAATTTTAAAACTATTTTTTGTATCTTTAATCATTATTGGAATTGTCGGATTAAAATATTTAAGCAAAAATTAA
- a CDS encoding RecG-like helicase (PFAM: Helicase conserved C-terminal domain; DEAD/DEAH box helicase~TIGRFAM: ATP-dependent DNA helicase RecG), producing the protein MNYLRKKSKTPLFQLVTEVPKSYKNNSLFSNLTVGITNNLFVKVLETKIIGINFYMKFQNLISGENFSGTYFRFHYGVPKIFTIGKELYIKGKISWSEDWGFQIANPVEIKKPNDTVEPVYKSKAIEKVVLKYIDYGNFKKYGVPYWVIEKILEIHRYPTRELAEFYEKEKTFPEDYIKALKYLEIFYYIKNMKEAEKTFPPLQKLSGDWKSWAETLPFQLTGDQKKSISDIAIDLNSDTAKKRVIVGDVGSGKTLVILASMVISYPHKSVLLAPTSILSEQLFEEAQKFLPKNFKILLLTSKTSQKIDLNEFDVIIGTTAILYRDLPEIPLLIVDEQHRFGTRERNKLKQLVENEEKKPHFLQLSATPIPRTQAMINSTFIEVSLIEEIPFQKKIDTNLIGAGDFPNLLEKIKNEIEKENQVLLVYPLVEESEKINYQSLEEAFPYWKENFENVYMTHGRDSEKDEVLREFREKGDILLSTTVVEVGISLPRLTVIVIVGAERLGLATLHQLRGRVSRTGKESFCYLFTRSQSEESIKRLEKFSKTTNGFDIASMDLENRKGGDIVKGNKQSGETFRWIDLVKDKEFIEDFSSQFK; encoded by the coding sequence ATGAATTATTTAAGAAAAAAGAGCAAAACACCACTTTTTCAGCTTGTTACAGAAGTTCCAAAAAGCTATAAAAACAATTCACTTTTTAGTAATCTCACTGTTGGAATAACAAACAACCTATTTGTAAAAGTTTTAGAAACAAAAATAATTGGAATCAATTTTTACATGAAATTTCAAAATTTGATTTCTGGAGAAAATTTCTCGGGAACTTATTTCCGTTTTCACTATGGAGTTCCAAAAATTTTTACAATTGGAAAAGAGCTTTATATAAAAGGAAAGATTTCATGGAGTGAAGATTGGGGTTTCCAAATCGCAAATCCTGTTGAAATTAAAAAACCAAACGACACAGTTGAACCAGTTTATAAAAGTAAAGCAATTGAAAAAGTTGTTTTAAAATATATCGACTATGGAAATTTCAAAAAATATGGTGTTCCATATTGGGTAATTGAGAAAATTTTAGAAATTCATCGCTATCCAACTCGGGAACTTGCTGAATTTTACGAAAAAGAGAAAACTTTTCCTGAAGATTATATAAAAGCATTGAAATATTTGGAAATTTTTTACTACATTAAAAATATGAAAGAGGCAGAAAAAACCTTTCCTCCGCTACAAAAATTGAGTGGAGATTGGAAAAGTTGGGCGGAAACTCTTCCTTTCCAATTGACGGGTGACCAAAAAAAATCCATTTCTGATATTGCAATTGATCTGAATTCTGATACAGCAAAGAAACGAGTTATTGTTGGTGATGTTGGTTCAGGAAAAACTCTCGTAATTCTTGCATCGATGGTAATTTCCTATCCACACAAATCTGTGCTACTCGCCCCAACTTCTATTCTTTCTGAACAGCTTTTCGAGGAAGCTCAAAAATTTCTGCCAAAAAATTTCAAAATTCTCCTTTTAACTTCAAAAACTTCCCAAAAAATAGATTTGAATGAATTTGATGTGATAATTGGAACGACTGCAATTTTGTATCGGGATTTGCCAGAAATTCCACTTTTAATAGTTGATGAACAGCACCGTTTTGGAACTCGAGAGCGAAATAAATTAAAGCAACTTGTTGAGAATGAAGAGAAAAAACCGCACTTTTTACAACTTTCAGCAACACCAATTCCACGAACTCAAGCTATGATAAATTCCACTTTTATAGAAGTTTCACTTATTGAAGAGATTCCATTTCAGAAAAAGATCGATACAAATTTAATTGGTGCAGGAGATTTTCCAAATTTGCTAGAGAAGATTAAAAATGAGATTGAAAAAGAGAATCAAGTTTTGTTGGTTTATCCCCTTGTTGAAGAATCAGAAAAGATAAACTATCAATCACTTGAAGAGGCTTTTCCATATTGGAAAGAGAATTTTGAAAATGTCTATATGACTCATGGTCGAGACAGTGAGAAGGATGAGGTCTTGCGAGAATTCCGTGAAAAAGGTGATATTTTACTTTCAACAACTGTTGTGGAAGTTGGAATTTCTCTACCAAGACTAACGGTAATTGTCATAGTTGGTGCTGAAAGATTAGGTTTAGCAACTCTTCACCAACTTCGTGGGCGAGTTAGTCGAACAGGAAAAGAGAGTTTTTGCTATCTTTTTACCAGAAGTCAAAGCGAAGAGAGTATAAAACGACTCGAAAAATTTTCAAAAACCACAAACGGATTTGACATTGCCTCGATGGATTTAGAAAATCGTAAAGGTGGAGATATTGTTAAAGGAAATAAACAGAGTGGTGAAACTTTTCGTTGGATTGATTTGGTTAAAGACAAAGAATTTATAGAAGATTTCTCGAGCCAATTTAAGTGA
- a CDS encoding beta-hydroxyacyl-(acyl carrier protein) dehydratase FabZ (PFAM: FabA-like domain~TIGRFAM: beta-hydroxyacyl-[acyl carrier protein] dehydratase FabZ) — translation MLDVTEIEKILPHRYPFLLIDRVVELSPKESITGYKNITIGEHVFQGHFPNHPIYPGVLIIEGMAQAGGVLAFKSIDNSAEVENKVVYFMSIDKAKFRTPVTPGDKLEYKVSVIKNRGKVWVLQGKALVDGEIVAEAELKAMIVDK, via the coding sequence ATGTTAGATGTTACTGAAATTGAAAAAATCCTACCTCATCGTTATCCTTTTTTACTAATTGATAGAGTTGTTGAGCTTTCTCCAAAAGAGAGTATTACAGGATATAAAAATATAACTATAGGGGAGCATGTTTTTCAAGGACACTTTCCAAATCACCCTATTTACCCTGGTGTTCTTATCATTGAAGGAATGGCACAAGCTGGAGGTGTTTTAGCTTTTAAAAGTATTGATAATAGTGCAGAAGTTGAAAATAAAGTTGTCTATTTCATGAGTATTGATAAGGCAAAATTCCGAACTCCTGTTACACCTGGGGATAAATTAGAGTATAAAGTTTCTGTTATTAAAAACAGAGGTAAAGTTTGGGTTCTTCAAGGAAAAGCTCTTGTTGATGGTGAAATTGTTGCAGAAGCCGAATTAAAAGCAATGATCGTAGACAAGTGA
- a CDS encoding acyl-(acyl-carrier-protein)--UDP-N-acetylglucosamine O-acyltransferase (PFAM: Bacterial transferase hexapeptide (three repeats)~TIGRFAM: acyl-[acyl-carrier-protein]--UDP-N-acetylglucosamine O-acyltransferase), whose translation MNKISSLAIVEEGAKIGKNVQISPYCFISKDAEIGDGTTIAQGAMIYGNTKIGKNNKIFSHAVLGSEPQDLKYRGEDVQLIIGDNNQIREFTFFNPGTEGGGSKTVIGNNNLFMGYVHVAHDCYIGNNSILANAVTLGGHVRIGDHAVIGGLTPVHQFVSIGDYVMVAGASAVAQDIPPYCLAEGNRASLRGLNLNGMRRKLKREEIDNLKKIYSELFRSNKPLLETARELLENEENEHAKKLLDFVVNNKRGINYKRD comes from the coding sequence ATGAATAAAATTTCTAGCTTAGCTATTGTAGAAGAGGGAGCTAAAATTGGAAAAAATGTCCAAATTTCGCCCTACTGTTTTATATCAAAAGATGCTGAAATTGGAGATGGAACAACAATTGCACAAGGTGCAATGATTTATGGAAATACTAAAATTGGAAAAAACAATAAGATATTTTCACATGCTGTTCTTGGTTCAGAGCCTCAAGATTTAAAATATCGCGGTGAAGATGTGCAACTTATAATTGGTGATAATAATCAAATTAGAGAATTCACATTTTTTAACCCTGGAACAGAGGGTGGAGGAAGCAAAACAGTAATTGGGAACAACAATCTTTTCATGGGATATGTTCATGTGGCTCACGATTGCTATATAGGAAACAACTCTATTTTGGCAAATGCGGTTACACTTGGCGGACATGTGAGAATTGGAGATCATGCGGTTATTGGTGGTTTAACTCCAGTTCATCAATTTGTTTCAATTGGTGATTATGTTATGGTCGCGGGTGCTTCAGCAGTTGCTCAAGATATTCCACCTTACTGTTTAGCGGAAGGAAATCGTGCTTCTCTTCGAGGTTTGAATTTAAACGGCATGAGAAGGAAATTAAAAAGAGAAGAGATAGATAATTTGAAAAAAATCTACTCTGAACTTTTTAGAAGTAACAAGCCACTGCTAGAAACGGCAAGAGAGCTTTTAGAAAATGAAGAAAACGAACATGCTAAAAAGTTACTAGATTTTGTTGTGAATAACAAAAGAGGAATAAATTATAAGAGAGATTAA
- a CDS encoding Endopeptidase Clp ATP-binding regulatory subunit ClpX (PFAM: AAA domain (Cdc48 subfamily); C-terminal, D2-small domain, of ClpB protein; ClpX C4-type zinc finger~TIGRFAM: endopeptidase Clp ATP-binding regulatory subunit (clpX)), giving the protein MKKNKDVVCDFCGAKETNDNPIVFGETGRICRECVSTINEIFEEQESLINGDEVGEKPKKSEKKRQQKVLTPKEMKTYLDEYVVGQDTAKKILSVAVYNHYKRIFKNETSENNETELQKSNILLVGPTGSGKTLLAQTIAKFLNVPIAITDATSLTEAGYVGEDVENILTRLYQAADGDIKEAERGIVFIDEIDKIARMSENRSITRDVSGEGVQQAMLKIIEGSQVNIPPQGGRKHPNQEFIKIDTSNILFVCGGAFDGIETIVERKLSGNVLGFNQEKRGKTEKEELLGKVEPDDLVHYGLIPELVGRLPIIGTLNQISVEDMKHILSVPKNALIKQYQKLFNIDNVNLEFEDGAIEEIAKKSIKRKTGARGLRAILENIMLDIMFELPEYENKTVTITKEVVLDGKSPTIS; this is encoded by the coding sequence ATGAAAAAAAATAAAGATGTAGTTTGCGACTTTTGTGGAGCAAAAGAGACAAATGATAATCCAATTGTTTTTGGTGAAACTGGTCGAATTTGCCGAGAGTGTGTTTCAACAATAAACGAAATTTTTGAGGAACAGGAATCTCTTATAAACGGCGATGAGGTCGGAGAGAAACCAAAAAAAAGCGAAAAAAAGAGACAGCAAAAAGTTTTAACTCCAAAGGAGATGAAAACTTATCTTGACGAGTATGTTGTTGGTCAAGATACGGCTAAAAAGATTCTTTCTGTTGCAGTTTATAACCACTACAAAAGAATTTTCAAAAATGAAACGAGTGAAAACAATGAGACAGAATTACAGAAATCAAATATTCTTCTTGTTGGACCAACTGGTAGCGGAAAAACTCTACTTGCACAAACAATTGCAAAGTTTTTGAATGTTCCAATTGCAATTACAGATGCGACAAGTTTGACAGAAGCGGGATATGTTGGTGAAGATGTTGAAAATATTCTAACTAGACTCTATCAAGCTGCGGACGGGGACATTAAAGAGGCTGAACGAGGAATTGTTTTCATTGATGAGATTGACAAAATTGCCCGAATGAGTGAAAACCGAAGCATTACACGAGATGTTTCAGGTGAAGGTGTTCAACAAGCAATGTTAAAAATCATTGAGGGAAGTCAAGTAAATATTCCTCCTCAAGGTGGTCGAAAACACCCAAATCAGGAATTCATCAAAATTGATACAAGCAATATTCTTTTTGTTTGTGGTGGAGCTTTTGATGGAATTGAGACAATTGTCGAAAGAAAACTCTCTGGAAATGTTCTTGGATTCAATCAAGAAAAACGGGGAAAAACTGAAAAAGAGGAACTTCTTGGAAAAGTGGAACCTGATGATTTGGTTCATTACGGATTGATTCCTGAACTTGTTGGACGACTTCCAATTATTGGAACTTTAAATCAGATTTCAGTTGAAGATATGAAACATATTTTAAGTGTTCCAAAAAATGCACTTATCAAACAGTATCAAAAACTTTTCAATATTGATAATGTGAATTTGGAATTTGAAGATGGTGCAATTGAAGAGATTGCAAAAAAATCTATCAAACGAAAAACTGGAGCAAGAGGACTTCGAGCAATTTTAGAAAATATAATGCTTGATATAATGTTTGAACTTCCAGAATATGAAAACAAAACAGTAACTATTACAAAAGAGGTTGTTCTTGACGGGAAATCTCCAACAATCTCGTGA
- a CDS encoding methyltransferase, putative (TIGRFAM: methyltransferase, putative): protein MTGNLQQSRDRVFAEKIEKQFQFDDGVASVFDDMVERSVPFYHENRDLIVQILKKTLKDGEAVLDLGCSTASFLLQIEREIENLKLFGIDNSEPMLREAKRKITALNSKIELFYGDFQNLDFPKNRVSIMNYTLQFVRPLQRENLLRKIYDSLEVGGMLFLSEKVLFKNGKFQKDITDIYYQFKEKNGYSKYEIAQKREALENILIPYTLQENRELLQNSGFDEVETIFQWGNFATFLAVKN, encoded by the coding sequence TTGACGGGAAATCTCCAACAATCTCGTGATAGGGTTTTTGCGGAAAAGATAGAGAAGCAATTTCAGTTTGACGACGGAGTTGCTTCTGTCTTTGATGATATGGTCGAGAGGTCTGTTCCTTTTTACCACGAAAACCGCGACCTCATCGTGCAAATTCTCAAAAAAACTTTAAAAGATGGAGAAGCAGTTTTAGATTTAGGTTGTTCAACTGCCTCTTTTCTTCTACAAATTGAACGGGAAATTGAAAATTTGAAACTTTTTGGAATTGATAACTCTGAACCAATGTTAAGAGAAGCCAAGCGAAAAATCACCGCTTTAAATTCAAAAATTGAACTTTTTTATGGCGATTTTCAAAATCTAGATTTTCCAAAAAATAGAGTCTCAATTATGAATTACACTTTGCAATTTGTTCGACCTTTACAACGGGAAAATCTTTTGCGAAAAATTTATGACTCTCTGGAGGTTGGCGGAATGCTTTTTCTCTCTGAAAAGGTTCTTTTTAAGAATGGAAAGTTTCAAAAAGATATTACAGATATATACTATCAATTCAAAGAGAAAAATGGCTACTCAAAATATGAGATTGCTCAAAAGCGAGAAGCTCTTGAAAATATTCTTATTCCTTATACTTTGCAGGAGAATAGAGAACTTTTACAGAATTCTGGTTTCGATGAGGTCGAAACAATTTTTCAGTGGGGAAATTTTGCCACTTTTTTAGCAGTTAAAAATTAG
- a CDS encoding ATP synthase, F1 epsilon subunit (PFAM: ATP synthase, Delta/Epsilon chain, beta-sandwich domain~TIGRFAM: ATP synthase, F1 epsilon subunit (delta in mitochondria)) → MLDLKLEIVTPNGLIFSDKVKEVVLPGEEGEFGVLPEHVGLFTLLGAGVIEFTKENSDTDAVVISSGNVTVYKDSIVALVEGAIPLEGKGEGDIAKALDGVRELLKDATDSQSVIASVEARLR, encoded by the coding sequence ATGTTAGATTTGAAATTAGAAATTGTTACTCCAAATGGATTAATATTTTCGGATAAAGTAAAAGAAGTTGTTTTACCTGGTGAAGAGGGAGAGTTTGGTGTTTTACCCGAGCATGTCGGACTTTTCACACTTCTAGGTGCAGGAGTTATTGAATTTACAAAAGAGAATAGTGATACTGATGCTGTTGTAATCTCTTCTGGAAATGTAACAGTTTATAAAGATTCAATTGTCGCACTTGTTGAAGGAGCAATTCCACTTGAGGGTAAAGGTGAAGGTGATATTGCAAAAGCTCTTGACGGTGTTCGAGAACTACTTAAAGATGCAACAGATTCACAAAGTGTAATCGCTTCAGTCGAGGCAAGATTAAGATAA
- a CDS encoding biopolymer transport protein ExbB (PFAM: MotA/TolQ/ExbB proton channel family): MVEPLLNFINESTAMTFLVIGWLALYFIAVNWIFVYRYLNLRKNIENENRAFNSILSNNERISEFSIIKKYVKAKQSDDLSVSENLLKVVKFKVTKDATKGMHYIGIVASTSPFIGLFGTVVSILETFATLGDSELGAIAVIAQGVSEALIATAVGIFVAAFAYTYFQIIKRKAYELVEIVGMEAELILFGNREKEEVIKVGNV, translated from the coding sequence ATGGTTGAGCCACTTCTCAATTTTATAAACGAGAGTACTGCAATGACATTTCTTGTCATTGGGTGGTTGGCTCTCTACTTTATTGCTGTGAATTGGATATTTGTCTATCGGTATCTCAATTTGCGAAAAAACATTGAAAATGAAAATCGTGCTTTTAACTCTATTTTAAGTAATAACGAGAGAATTTCTGAATTCTCAATTATTAAAAAATATGTCAAAGCGAAACAGAGCGACGATCTCTCCGTCTCTGAAAATCTATTAAAAGTTGTTAAATTTAAAGTTACAAAAGATGCTACAAAAGGAATGCACTATATAGGAATTGTTGCTTCAACATCTCCATTTATAGGACTTTTTGGAACTGTCGTCTCAATTTTGGAAACTTTTGCAACTCTTGGAGATTCGGAACTTGGGGCAATAGCAGTAATTGCACAAGGTGTTTCAGAAGCACTAATTGCAACAGCAGTCGGAATTTTTGTCGCAGCATTTGCTTACACATATTTTCAGATCATAAAACGAAAAGCTTATGAACTTGTTGAAATTGTTGGAATGGAAGCTGAACTAATTCTTTTTGGAAATCGCGAAAAAGAGGAAGTTATAAAGGTAGGCAATGTTTAA
- a CDS encoding biopolymer transport protein ExbD (PFAM: Biopolymer transport protein ExbD/TolR) — protein MFNWDDSPELNITPLVDVMLVLLAILMVTAPTMVYEELIQLPQGSKESPKKSQNIEVRITKSLEVSIEGKKFEFKTFADKFMLYSEKYEKDAQITITADERILYKDVMHILKSIKSSGFHKVSLSTN, from the coding sequence ATGTTTAATTGGGATGACTCACCTGAACTGAACATAACACCGCTTGTTGATGTTATGCTCGTTCTTCTTGCAATTTTGATGGTAACAGCTCCGACAATGGTTTATGAAGAGTTGATACAACTTCCACAAGGTTCAAAAGAGTCCCCAAAAAAGAGTCAAAATATTGAAGTTAGAATTACAAAAAGCCTTGAAGTTTCCATCGAGGGAAAGAAATTTGAATTCAAAACTTTTGCCGATAAATTTATGCTCTACTCTGAAAAATATGAAAAAGATGCTCAAATCACAATTACGGCTGATGAGAGAATTCTCTATAAAGATGTTATGCACATTTTAAAAAGTATAAAAAGTTCAGGATTTCACAAAGTCTCACTCTCAACAAATTAG